In Syntrophorhabdaceae bacterium, the genomic window CTTGTGTATATCGTCATAGACAAGAATCATCTTTTCGGCGGTTAAGTTCGTGACGGCGTAGATGCCCTTGGGGTTAGTAGGATGGTTCTCATCTACAGGGAGCTTGACGCTGCTGCCATATTCTCCCCGGGTTCCGGCGAAAATTATTCGTGCGTCTTTGTTGAACTGGCGGAGCGCTTCAAGCAGCACCAGGGTGCCCCGACAGTTGATATCGAGATCCTGAAGGGGATTTCGCATGCTGTCCACGTGATTGACCTGTCCTGCCAGATGGAAAACATAGTCAATTCCTTTCACGAGATGGTTCATGGATAGCTCGTTTCGCACGTCCGAGACGTTCACCATCACCCGGTCGGCAATGTCTCTGATATTAAACAGATTACCACCCTGTCGTGGCAGCATATTGTCCACGATGGTTACTCTGGCTCCGAGTTTTACGAGCTCTATGGCAAGATTGCTTCCGATAAAACCGAGACCGCCGGTAATGAGCACGTTTCTATTTCTGAATTCTTGCATTGCCTCCATGTCTCTTCTCCATTTCCCAAAGTTTCGCCTGTTTCATAAAGACATAGTACATTGTGGATACCGCGATAATCAAGCCCGGTATCCCGTCAAGGAACCCCTTCTTGAAGATATAGTCTCGGATAAATCTGAATATGGGTCGCGTGAGCATGCTGAAAAGGTCGAAATGCCGCTGAGATTGAAAGAGGTCTTCTGCAAACGCTGCCGAGTATCTGTCGATGGTTCGTATCTGGTGCGCCGTGTCAGTATAGGGCGTATGCATGTAACGGTTCTTCATGACCCCGGTTCTCCCGTTCACGTGTACCTTGGCGTGTATCCCCCCCTGCCAGCTTCCCTTATCTTTTCTGTACAACCGTATCTCCCGGTCAGGATACCAACCGCCGTATCTTATTTCCCTTCCCAGATAGACGTTTCTCCTGTG contains:
- a CDS encoding GDP-mannose 4,6-dehydratase — encoded protein: MEAMQEFRNRNVLITGGLGFIGSNLAIELVKLGARVTIVDNMLPRQGGNLFNIRDIADRVMVNVSDVRNELSMNHLVKGIDYVFHLAGQVNHVDSMRNPLQDLDINCRGTLVLLEALRQFNKDARIIFAGTRGEYGSSVKLPVDENHPTNPKGIYAVTNLTAEKMILVYDDIHKIKGACLRITNTFGPRHQMQHDEYGVFNWFIRKAMDNDEIPVFGDGRILRDFLYVEDLVECFLKVALTGDAYGEVLNVGTGVPVSFYQLAQKIVEIAGSGTAAFTEFTQERKEVEPGDYYADIGKVKRITGWQPKTSLEQGIRKTIEYYKLYRKEYW
- a CDS encoding glycosyltransferase family 2 protein is translated as MDMKDNHGSQPVRQTSKAAGAKIPLSVYMITLNNGATIERALQSVAAWANEVVVVDSHSTDGAMDVIERYTDRIFQYDTTSQKDKYQYAQDQCRNRWVLFIDADEWLTGEFKEEVEKIISSGESRDGYIAHRRNVYLGREIRYGGWYPDREIRLYRKDKGSWQGGIHAKVHVNGRTGVMKNRYMHTPYTDTAHQIRTIDRYSAAFAEDLFQSQRHFDLFSMLTRPIFRFIRDYIFKKGFLDGIPGLIIAVSTMYYVFMKQAKLWEMEKRHGGNARIQK